Below is a window of Shinella sp. PSBB067 DNA.
GTCGAAGAGATCGGCCAGCTTCGTCGGCGGCTTGGCGAGCTTGTCCTTGTCATAGGAAAGGATCGTCGCATAGACGATCGTGCCGACGCCGCAGTCCGACGTCGTGCCGTCGAGCCAGTCCGATTTCGGCCCGATCTTTTCCCAGTCGATCGTTTCGAAAATGCCCTCGTCGCAGCCCTGCAGCAGCGTCGGGGCGTCGACGTCGACGACGTCGATGGTCGTGTTGCCGCTGTCGATCATCGCCTTGATCTTGGCGATCTCGCCGCCGTATTCCTGCTCGGAGACGGGCCTTCCGGTCTCCTCGGCATAGGCGGTGAACACCGCCTTTCTCTGGGCTTCCTGATAGGCGCCGCCGAAACTCATGACGGAAAGCGGCTCGGCGGCCATCGTCGTGCCGAGCGCGAGGCAATAGGCAAGCGTCGCCGCTGCCAGGAACATGCGTGTTCTGAACATGGAAATTCCTCTCTGGAGACAGATCTGATGTACCCGTCACAGCGCCCGTCTTGCTTGCGGGCTATGGGGAAAGCCTATGTTGCGACATGCCGCGGCGCAAATAAGTTGCTGTCATGCGAACATGAGCGCTGCTTATCGGTGCGCCGCAGTCTCCCGGCGAAAGGCCGCCGGGCTCCTTGCCGTCCACTTGCGAAAGGCGCGGTGGAAGGCGCTGGGCTCGGAAAAGCCGAGCCGCGCGGCGATCTCGCCCACCCCGAGCGCCGTGGTCTGCAGCATCTCGATTGCAAGGTCGCGCCGGATCTCGTCGCGGATGGCGGCATAATTCTGGCCCTCGGCGTGCAGGCGGTGGCGCAGCGTCGAGGGCGACATGTGCATCTGCGCGGCGAGATCGTCGAACGCGCTCCAGGAGGCGGGCGGCGCCTGCCGCAGCCGCTTGCGCACGCTCGCGGCAAGGCCGGCATCGTAGCGGTAGCGCACGAGGATGTTGGCGGGGGCGTTGCGCAGGAACTGCCGTAGCGCCAGCTCGCTGCGCGCGACCGGCAGCTTCAGCATGGCGGCATCGAAGGCGAGCCTGCTCGCCGGCTGGGAAAAGCGCACGGGCGCGCCGAAGAAAAGCCGGTAGTCCGCGCCGTTTTCCGGCTCGCCGCAGCGGAAATCGACCATCCGCAGCGGAATGCGCCGCCCGATGAGCCAGCAGGTGATGCCGTGCAGCAGGATCCAGTAGGTGCGGTAGGCGAAGGCGGAGCGCGGGCCGTCCTGGTCGCGGAGCACGATCTGGGCAAGGCCGTCGGCGACTTCGAGATGGCCTTGCGGGTCTTCCAGCACGACGTTGAGGAAGCGCAGCGCGCGCCGCAGCGCCTGGTCGAGGGTTCTTGCATGCAGGATGCAGTGGCAGAGCAGCGTGAAGCTGCCGCGCCGCATCGGCCGCCCGCCCATGCCGAAGAATTCGTCGTCCATCTCCGCCGCGATGGCGAGCCACAGCGCGCCGTAGCTTTCGGCGGAGACCGGCGCGTCGATGCGGGCGGGAAGGCCGACCGCCGCCAGCACCGTCTCCGGCGCCTTGCCCTGCCGCTTCAGGCAGTCGATCGCCTCCTCCACGAAGAAGGGCGAGATCATCCGCCGTCCGGTTTCCGTCATCGTCATGGCCCGCAAGATGTGGTAAAAGTGGCCGATGGTTCAAGACGCTTCGGTCATCGCATGCAATATCGCACCGTCATAGACTAGGGCAAGACGGATGGGCGATGGCCCCTGTCGAGGCTGTGCGGCTTGGGAGGGCCGCACGGCATGCCGATCCGGTCCTAGGGAATTCGGATGCGCTGGAGGAGAGCAGCCATGTTGATCCGCGGAAAAACCTTTCTCGTCACCGGCGGCGGTTCCGGCCTCGGCGCGGCGGTTGCGCGCATGCTGGTGGGCGAGGGCGCGCATGTCGTGATCGCCGACGTCAATGTCGATGCCGGCCGTGGCATCGTCGGCGAGCTTGGGACCGGCGCAGCCTTCATCCAGACCGACGTGACGCAGGAGACGGACGGCCAGGCCGCCGTCGATCTGGCGCTGGAACGCTTCGGCCATCTGCACGGGCTGGTCAATTGCGCGGGCGTCGCGCCCGGCGAGAAGGTGCTCGGCCGCGACGGGCCGCACCGGCTCGACAGCTTTGCCCGCACCGTCGGCATCAACCTCATCGGCACCTTCAACATGACCCGCCTCGCGGCGGCGGCCATCGCGAAGGAAGAGCCGGAGGCGGACGGCGAGCGGGGGATTGTTATCAACACGGCCTCGGTCGCGGCCTTCGACGGCCAGATCGGGCAGGCGGCCTATGCGGCCTCCAAGGGCGGCGTTGCCGCCATGACGCTGCCGGTCGCCCGCGAGCTGGCCCGCCACGGCATCCGTGTCGTCTCCATCGCGCCGGGGATTTTCCAGACGCCGATGATGGCCGGCATGCCGCAGGAAGTGCAGGATTCGCTCGGGCGGAGCGTGCCTTTTCCGCAGCGTCTCGGCAAGCCGGTGGAATTTGCCGCCTTGGTGCGCCACATCTGTGAGAACGTCATGCTGAATGGCGAGGTCATCCGCCTCGACGGCGCGCTGCGCATGGCGCCGCGCTGAGGGAGTTTCGATATGGTTCTGCAGGATCCCATCGTCATCGTCGGTTCGGCCCGCACCCCGATGGGCGGCTTCCAGGGCGACCTCGGGCATGCCACCGCGCCGGAGCTCGGCGCCGCCGCGATCCGCGCGGCGCTCACGCGCAGCGGCGTCGCCCCCGATGTGGTGGAGGAGACGGTGTTCGGCTGCGTGCTGCCGGCTGGGCAGGGGCAGGCGCCCGCGCGGCAGGCCGCCATCGGCGCGGGCCTGCCCTTCGCGGCCGGGGCGACGACGGTCAACAAGATGTGCGGCTCGGGCATGAAGGCCGTGATGCTGGCGCATGATCTCATCGCCGCCGGCAGTGCCTCGGTCGCGGTCGCCGGCGGCATGGAGAGCATGACCAACGCGCCTTACCTGCTCGACCGCGCCCGTGGCGGCTACCGGCTCGGCCATGGCCGCGTCATCGACCACATGTTCCTCGACGGCCTCGAAGACGCCTATGACAAGGGGCGCCTGATGGGCACCTTCGCCGAGGACTGCGCCGAGGCCTACCAGTTCACCCGCCCGGCGCAGGACGACTATGCCGTCACCTCCCTGACCCGCGCCCGCAGCGCCATCGAGACGGGCGCATTCGACGCCGAGATCGTTCCCGTCACCGTGAAGGCCGGCCGCTCCGAGACCGTCGTCAGCCGCGACGAGCAGCCCGGCAAGGCCAGGCTGGAGAAAATCCCGACGCTGAAGCCGGCCTTCCGCGAGAACGGCACGGTAACGGCGGCCAACGCCTCCTCGATCTCGGACGGCGCGGCCGCGCTGGTGCTGATGCGGCGCTCCCGGGCGGAGCGCGAGGGCCTGAGGCCGCTCGCCACCATCGTCGGCCACGCGACGCACGCGCAGGCGCCCAACCTCTTCGCGACCGCGCCCATCGGCGCGCTGCGCAGGCTTGGCGAGCGCACCGGCTGGGACCTTGGGGATGTCGACCTCTTCGAAATCAACGAGGCCTTCGCCGTCGTCGCCATGGCGGCGATGCGCGATCTCGACCTGCCGCATGCCAAGGTCAATGTCCACGGCGGCGCCTGCGCGCTCGGCCATCCCATCGGCGCATCGGGTGCGCGCGTGCTCGTCACGCTGCTTGCTGCGCTGGAGCGCTACGATCTGCGGCGCGGCATGGCGACGCTCTGCATCGGCGGCGGCGAGGCGACGGCGGTGGCCATCGAGCGGCACTGAGCGGTTTGGGGAGGAGACCGGACCATGATCCTGACGGAACAGCAGACCCAGATCCGCGACATGGCCCGCGATTTCGCCCGCGAGCGGCTGGCGCCGGGCGCGGCGGAACGTGACGCGGAGAGCCGCTTTCCCCGCGCGGAACTGAAGGAGATGGGCGAGCTCGGCTTCCTCGGCATGCTCGTGCCGGAGGCCTATGGCGGCTCGGAGACGGGCGCGGTCGCCTATGCCGTGGCGCTGGAGGAAATCGCCAGCGGCGACGGGCCGTGCTCGACCATCATGAGCGTGCACAGCTCCGTCGGCTGCGTGCCGATCCTGAAATACGGCAGCGATGAGCAGAAGCAGCGTTTCCTGCCGAAGCTCGCGAGCGGCGAATGGATCGGCGGCTTCGCGCTCACCGAGCCGCAGGCCGGCTCCGACGCCTCCAATCTCAGGACCCGCGCCCGCCGCGACGGCGACCATTACGTCATCGACGGGGCCAAGCAGTTCATCACCTCGGGCAAGAACGGCGATGTGATCATCGTCTTCGCCGTCACCGATCCCGATGCCGGCAAGAAGGGCATTTCCGCCTTCATCGTGCCGACCGATACGCCCGGCTACGAGGTCGTGCGGGTGGAGCAGAAGCTCGGCCTTCATTCCTCCGACACCTGCCAGATCGCCTTCAACGCCATGCGCGTTCCCGCCGGAAACCGGCTCGGCGCGGAGGGGGAGGGCTATAGGATCGCTCTTTCGAACTTAGAAGGCGGGCGCATCGGCATTGCCGCGCAGTCCGTCGGCATGGCGCGGGCGGCCTTCGAGGCGGCGCGCGACTATGCCCGCGAGCGCACGGCCTTCGGTTCGCCGATCATCGAGCACCAGGCTGTCGCCTTCCGGCTCGCCGACATGGCGACGCGGATCGAGGTGGCGCGCCAGATGGTGCTGCATGCCGCCGGGCTGAAGGAGGCGGGCCAGCCCTGCCTCACCGAAGCGTCGATGGCCAAGCTCTTCGCCTCGGAAATGGCCGAACGGGTCTGCTCCGACGCGATCCAGATCCACGGCGGCTATGGCTACATGGCGGACTATCCGGTCGAGCGCATCTATCGCGATGTCCGCATCTGCCAGATCTATGAGGGCACGAGCGACGTGCAGCGCATCGTCATCGCGCGCAATCTTTGAGGCCGGGACCGTATCCGTCGCAGGGAGGCGGCGGGGCGGTCCACAAGGGAGGAATGACAGGACATGAACGAGGTTGCGCATCTGAGCCTTCACGTTCCCGAGCCGGCGGTCCGGCCCGGCGGCCAGCCGGATTTCTCCAACGTCAAGATCGCCAAGGCCGGCGCGGTGCCGCGCCCGGCGGTGGACGTGGCGCCGGAGGAGATCCGCGATCTCGCCTATTCCATCATCCGCGTGCTCAATCGCGACGGCGAGGCGGTCGGCCCCTGGGCCGGGCTGCTTTCCGACGAGGAGCTGCTGGCGGGCCTGCGCAACATGATGAAGCTGCGCGCCTTCGACGCGCGCATGCTGATGGCGCAGCGGCAGGGCAAGACCTCCTTCTACATGCAGCATCTCGGCGAGGAGGCGGTGAGCTGCGCCTTCCGCAAGGCGCTCGCCAAGGGCGACATGAACTTCCCGACCTACCGGCAGGCGGGCCTTCTCATCGCCGACGACTATCCGATGGTCGAGATGATGAACCAGATCTACTCGAACGAGGCCGATCCCCTGCGCGGCCGGCAATTGCCGATCATGTATTCGTCGAAGGCGCACGGCTTCTTCACCATCTCCGGCAACCTTGCCACGCAATATGTGCAGGCCGTCGGCTGGGCCATGGCGTCCGCCATAAGGAACGACACGAAGATCGCCGCCGCCTGGATCGGCGACGGCTCGACGGCCGAATCCGATTTCCACTCCGCCCTCGTCTTCGCCTCGACCTACAAGGCGCCGGTCATCCTCAACATCGTCAACAACCAGTGGGCCATCTCGACCTTCCAGGGCATCGCCCGCGGCGGCTCGGGCACGTTCGCGGCCCGCGGCCTCGGCTTCGGCATCCCGGCGCTCCGCGTCGACGGCAACGACTACCTCGCCGTCCATGCCGTCGCGAAATGGGCGGCCGAGCGGGCACGGCGCAATCTCGGCCCGACGCTGATCGAATATGTCACCTACCGCGTCGGCGCCCATTCCACCTCGGACGATCCGAGCGCCTACCGCCCGAAGACCGAATCGGAGGCCTGGCCGCTCGGCGATCCGGTGCTGCGGCTGAAGAAGCACCTCGTCCTGCGCGGTGTCTGGTCGGAGGAGCGCCATGCGCAGGCCGAGGCGGAGATCCTCGACGAGGTGATCCAGGCGCAGAAGCAGGCCGAAAGCCACGGCACGCTGCATGCGGGCGGCAAGCCCTCGGTGCGCGACATCTTCGAGGGCGTCTATGCGGAAATGCCCGCCCATATCCGCCGCCAGCGGCAGAAGGCAGGATACTGACATGGCAAGAATGACGATGATCGAGGCGGTGCGCAGCGCCATGGACGTCTCGATGGGACGCGACGACGGGGTCGTCGTCTTCGGCGAGGACGTCGGCTATTTCGGCGGCGTCTTCCGGGCGACGCAGGGATTGCAGGCGAAATACGGCAAGACGCGCTGCTTCGACGCGCCGATCAACGAATCCGGCATCCTCGGCACGGCCATCGGCATGGCGGCCTATGGGCTGAAGCCCTGCGTCGAGATCCAGTTCGCCGACTACATGTACCCGGCCTACGACCAGATCACCCAGGAGGCGGCGCGCATCCGCTACCGCTCCAACGGCGATTTCACCTGCCCCATCGTCGTGCGCATGCCGACCGGCGGCGGCATCTTCGGCGGCCAGACGCACAGCCAGAGTCCGGAGGCGCTGTTTACCCATGTCTGCGGGCTGAAGGTGCTCGTTCCCTCCAATCCCTATGACGCCAAGGGCCTGCTGATCGCGGCCATCGAGGACCCGGACCCGGTGATGTTCCTCGAGCCCAAGCGCCTCTATAACGGCCCCTTCGACGGCCATCACGAAAAGCCCGTCACGCCCTGGTCGAAGCACGAGCTCGGCGAGGTGCCGAAGGGGCATTACACGATCCCCATCGGCAAGGCGGAAATCCGCCGGCCGGGCAGCGCCGTCACCGTCGTCGCCTACGGCACGATGGTGCATGTGGCACTCGCCGCCGCTGAGGAAACGGGGATCGACGCCGAGGTGATCGACCTGCGCAGCCTGCTGCCGCTCGACCTCGACACCATCGTCCAGTCGGTGAAGAAGACCGGCCGCTGCGTCGTCGTGCACGAGGCGACGCTGACCTCCGGCTTCGGCGGCGAGGTCGTTTCGCTGGTTCAGGAGCACTGCTTCTACAGCCTCGAAGCGCCGGTGGTGCGCGTGACGGGCTGGGACACGCCCTATCCGCATGCGCAGGAATGGGACTACTTTCCCGGCCCCGCCCGCGTCGGCCGGGCGTTGCAGGAAGTGATGGAGGGCTGAGGATGGGCGAGTTCGTCATCAAGATGCCCGATGTGGGCGAGGGCGTGGCCGAGGCCGAGCTTGTGGAATGGCACGTCAAGCCGGGTGATCCGGTGCGCGAGGACATGGTGCTCGCCGCCGTCATGACCGACAAGGCGACGGTGGAGATACCCTCTCCGGTCGACGGCACCGTGCTCTGGCTCGGCGCCGAGATCGGCGACATCGTCGCCGTCAAGGCGCCGCTGCTGCGCATCGAGGTTGCCGGTGAAGGTGAAGCCGTTGCCGAGGAAACCCCTTCTCCCCAGCGGGGAGAAGGTGCCCGAAGGGCGGATGAGGGGGCCTCGCCGCAAGCTTCGAGGGAGCCGTCCCCGCCGCCGAGCGAGCCGCCCCCCTCATCCGGCCCCGCGGGCCACCTTCTCCCCGCTGGGGAGAAGGGAAGAGTGGCAATGCCGGAGACGAAGCCGCTCGCCTCGCCCGCCGTCCGGCTGCGGGCGCAGGAAGCCGGCGTCGATCTGCGGCAGGTGTCGGGCAGCGGCCCGGCCGGCCGCATCACCCATGACGACCTAGACCGGTTCATCGCGCGTGGGGGACAACCCGCCGCCGCACAGGCCGGGCTTGCCCGCAAGACCGCGACGGAGGAGATCAAGGTCACGGGCCTGCGCCGCCGCATCGCCGAGAAGATGCGTCTCGCAAGCTCCCGCATCCCCCACATCACCTATGTGGAGGAGGTCGACGTCACCGACCTGGAAGACCTGCGCGCCACGATGAATGCCGGCCGCAAGCCCGACCAGCAGAAGCTGACCATCCTGCCCTTCCTGATGCGGGCGCTGGTGAGGACGCTGGCCGAGCAGCCCGGCGTCAACGCCACCTTCGACGACGATGCCGGCATCGTCACGCGTTACGGCGCCGTCCATATCGGCATCGCCACGCAGACGCCGGCCGGCCTGATGGTGCCGGTCGTGCGCCATGCCGAGGCGCGGTCGATCTGGGACAGCGCGGCCGAACTCGTTCGCCTTGCCGATGCGGCCCGCAACGGCACGGCGGCGCGCGAGGAGCTTTCCGGCTCCACCATCACCATCACCTCGCTCGGCGCGCTTGGCGGCATCGTCACGACGCCGATCATCAACCATCCGGAAGTGGCGATCGTCGGCGTCAACAAGATCATGATGCGGCCCGTCTGGAACGGCAGCCAGTTCATTCCGCGCAAGATCATGAACCTGTCGTCGAGCTTCGACCACCGCATCGTCGACGGCTGGGATGCGGCGGTCTTCGTCCAGCGGCTCAAGGCGCTTCTCGAAACCCCCGCGCTGATCTTCATCGAAGGCTGATGACATGAAAGAGATCCTCTGCAAGCTCCTCGTCATCGGCGCCGGCCCCGGCGGCTATGTCTGCGCCATCCGCGCCGGCCAGCTCGGCGTCGATACCGTCATCGTCGAGAAGACGAAGGCCGGCGGCACCTGCCTCAATGTCGGCTGCATCCCTTCCAAGGCGCTGATCCATGCGGCGGAGGAATTCGACAGGCTCCGCCATACGGGGGGCCTCAACGCGCTAGGCATCACCGTCGAGGCGCCAAGGCTCGACCTTGCCCAGACCGTCCGCTGGAAGGACGGCATCGTTGGCCGGCTGAACAGCGGCGTGCTCGGCCTCCTGCGCAAGGCCAAGGTGAAGATCGTGCATGGCGCGGCGCGCTTCCGCGACGGCAAGACGGTTGAGGTCGAGACCGAGACCGGAACCCAGCTCATCCGCGCCGAGACGGTGGTGATCGCGACCGGCTCCGAGCCCGTCGAACTGCCCGCGCTGCCCTTCGGCGGGGCGGTCCTTTCGTCCACCGAGGCGCTGTCGCTGCCGGAGGTTCCGAAATCGCTTGCCGTCGTCGGCGGCGGCTATATCGGGCTCGAACTCGGCACGGCCTTCGCCAAGCTTGGCGCACAGGTGACGGTGATCGAGGCGATGGCGCAGATCCTGCCGCAATACGATGGCGAACTCGTCAAGCCCGTCGCCAAGCGTCTCGGCGAACTCGGCGTGCGCGTGCTGACCGGCGCGAAGGCGAGCGGCTATTCGGGTGAGGCGCTGGCGGTGGAGATCGCCGGCAAGGAAGAGCGGATCGCCGCGGACAAGGTGCTCGTCACCGTCGGCCGCAGGCCGCGCACGGAAGGCTGGGGCCTCGAAGAACTCGACCTCGACCGCGCCGGCCGCTTCATCCGCATCGACGAGCATTGCCGCACCTCGATGCGTGGCGTCTACGCCATCGGCGACGTCACCGGCGAGCCGATGCTGGCGCATCGCGCCATGGCGCAGGGCGAGATGGTCGCGGAGATCGTCGCCGGGCGCAAGCGTATCTGGGACAAGCGCGCCATCCCCGCCGTCTGCTTCACCGATCCCGAGATCGTCACCGCCGGCCTTTCGCCCGACGAGGCGCGCGCGCAGGGCTACGAGGTCCGCGTCGGCCTCTTCCCCTTCAACGCCAACGGCCGCGCCATGACGACCCAGTCGGAGGACGGCTTCGTACGCGCCGTGGCGCGGGCGGACACCAACCTCGTGCTTGGCCTTCAGGCGGTGGGCGCCGGCGTCTCGGAGCTTTCCAGCGCCTTTTCGCTGGCGCTCGAAATGGGCGCGCGGCTGGAGGATATCGCCGGCACGATCCACGCCCATCCGACCCGCAGCGAAGGCTTGCAGGAAGCCGCATTGAAAGCTCTTGGCCATGCCCTCCACATCTGAGACCCTGATCGACCGCACCGGCGCGCTCGGGCGCATCCGGCTCAACCGGCCGAAGGCGCTCAACAGCCTGACGCTTGCGATGGTGCGCGACATCGAGGCAGCGCTGGACGCCTTCGAGGCCGATCCCGCGGTCGCTGCCGTGCTTCTCACAGGCGAGGGCGAGCGCGGGCTGTGCGCGGGCGGCGATATCCGCATGATCTATGACGGCGGCAGGGCCGGCTCGCCGGAGCCCGTCGATTTCTGGTGCGAGGAATACCGCATGAATGCGCGCCTCGCCCGGCTCACAAAACCCTATATCGCCTTCATGGACGGCATCGTCATGGGCGGCGGGGTCGGCGTTTCGGTCTATGGCAGCCATCGCATCGTCACCGAGCGGACACGGTTCGCGATGCCGGAGACCGGCATCGGCTTCTTCCCCGATGTCGGCGCCTCCTGGTTCCTGACGCGGAGGAACGATGAGCTTGGCACCTATGCCGCGCTCACCGGCGAACAGCTTGCGGCGGGGGACGTGATCGCCTTCGGCCTTGCCGACAGCCATGTGCCTTCGGAGCGCCTGCCGGCACTGGCCGAAAAGCTGTCCGGCTTGCCGGCCGCCGCCTCCCATGCCGATGTCTCGGCCACCATTGCCGCCTTCGCGGAAGCGCCGCCGCCGGGAGAGATCGCCGGGCAGCGAGTGCTGATCGACCGGCTTTTCGCCTTCGACACGGTGGAGGCGGTTTTCGCGGCGCTGGAGCGGGACGGATCGGACTTCGCCGCAAGGGCGCTCGGCATCCTGCGGACGAAATCGCCGCTCAGCCTGAAGGTGACATTGCGCCTGCTGCGCCTCGGGCGGAAGGAAACTTCGCTCGAAGCCTGCCTGGAACGGGAATTCGCTGCCACGGCGGCGGTGCTGCGCAGCCACGATTTCTACGAGGGCGTCAGGGCCGCGGTGGTCGACAAGGATCGCAATCCGCGCTGGCATCCGGCGCAACTGGCCGACGTCACCGAGCGGGACGTCGCCGCCTTCTTCGAGCCGCCGGCAAAGCCGCTTTTTGCCGGCGCAACGGGAAAAGGAGAACGCCCATGAGCTCCATCGCATTCATCGGCCTCGGCCATATGGGCGGCCCGATGGCCGCAAATCTCGTGAAGGCCGGCCATGCCGTGCGCGGCTTCGACCTTTCCGCCGCCTCGCTCGATCTTGCGCGGGAAAACGGCGTGGCGACCGTCGCCTCGATCGGCGAGGCGGTTTCCGGCGCGGATCTCGTCATCACCATGCTGCCGGCCGGAACGCATGTGCTTTCGGTGTGGCAGGAACTGGTCGCCATCGTGCCGTCAGGCACGCTGCTCATCGATTGCTCCACCATCGACATGGCGAGCGCCCGCAAGGCCCATGCGCTGGCCGAGGCGCATGGCTGCCCGGCGCTCGACGCACCCGTCTCGGGCGGCACCGGGGGCGCTTCGGCCGGCACGCTCACCTTCATGGTGGGCGGCGACGCCGGCGTCTTTGCCGGGGCAAAGCCGGTCTTCGAGGCGATGGGCAGGAAGATCATCCATTGCGGCGGCGCCTCCGCCGGCCAGGCGGCGAAGATCTGCAACAACATGATCCTCGGCATCAGCATGGTCGCCGTGGGCGAGGCCTTCGTGCTGGGCGAACGGCTCGGCCTTTCGCATCAGGCGCTGTTCGACGTCGCCTCGGTCTCGTCGGGGCAATGCTGGTCGCTGACCACCTATTGCCCGGTGCCTGGCCCCGTCCCCACCTCGCCCGCCAACCACGATTACGAACCGGGCTTCGCCGCGGCGCTGATGCTCAAGGACCTGAAGCTGTCGCAGGCGGCGGCGGACGACACCGGCGTCACGACCCCGCTCGGCGCCAAGGCGGCCGCGCTCTATCAGCGCTTCGCGGACGAGGGGCTCGGCGAAAAGGACTTCTCCGCCATCATCGCCATGCTGCGGGACGGACCGTCCGCCGGCTAGGCGCCGCCCGCCGGTCGCCGGCACGCAAGGCCGAACGCGGTCTCCGCGCCATCCGGGTCTGGCTCGCCCGGATGATGCGGTGCGGCCATGCTGTTTGCACGCAAGGGGACCTCCGGGAACGGCCGGAAAGGCGCTTCGCTGGTCCTTCATGAAGACAGAGCGCGGCGCTCGAAGAACGACCTTCCCCTCCAATATCCAAACGGAAGTCCCCGCAACAATCCGGTCGACGGCCGGGCTTGACAGCCGGACCGTGCCGCATAATGCTAAGATGTCAGACCAATTCGAGAAGCTGGCACGAAACAGGGGAATTGGCATCATGCCAATCGGAACTCGCGACAGGCCGCAGATCGCGCCTTTGCCGCCCATCGACCGGGCGCGGCAGGTGACGGAGGCTTTGGCCTCCTATATCGACCGGGCGAGCCTTCAGGCAGGCGACCGCCTGCCGGCCGAGCGCGAGCTCATGGCGGCGCTGGCCGTCGGCCGCTCGACCATCCGCGAGGCGATCCGCCATTTCCAGGCGCTCGGCGTCATCGAAAGCCGCAAGGGCAGCGGCACCTATCTCCTGAAGCCGGTCACGACAGCCACCGTGCACATGCCGCTCTCCTTCGACGCGGCGCATTTGCGCGACGTGCTGCTCCAGACGCTGGAGGTCCGCCGCGGGCTCGAATGCGAGGCGAACATGGTGGCGGCGCGGCGGCGCACGCCGCAGGACCTCGCCGTCATCGAGGCGAAGCTGGACGCGATGGAGCGCGTTCACATCGCCAAGGGCAGCTCCGGCCCGGAAGACCTTGCCTTCCATCTCGCCATCTACGACGCCACGCACAACCCGCTCTTCAAGCAGCTTCTCGAACAGATGCGCGGCGCCTTCGAGCGCTTCTGGGAGAAGCCGTTCGACCGGCCGGATTTCGCCCGCCGCTCCTTCCCGTTCCACCGCACGCTCTTCAATGCGATCGCCGCCGGGGACCCCGAGACCGCGCGCATCGAAACCCTCAGGATCCTCGAAGTCGTCGAGGAAGACATCAAGGAAATGTCCCGATGATCAACGGAGCCGATCCGTTCGACCTTGCCTCCCTCACCGTCGCCCATGACGCGGCGAACGCTTTCGACGCGGTGGTGCCGCCCATCGTCCAGACCTCGCTCTTCACCTTCGCCAGCTATGACGAGATGGT
It encodes the following:
- the mmsB gene encoding 3-hydroxyisobutyrate dehydrogenase; translated protein: MSSIAFIGLGHMGGPMAANLVKAGHAVRGFDLSAASLDLARENGVATVASIGEAVSGADLVITMLPAGTHVLSVWQELVAIVPSGTLLIDCSTIDMASARKAHALAEAHGCPALDAPVSGGTGGASAGTLTFMVGGDAGVFAGAKPVFEAMGRKIIHCGGASAGQAAKICNNMILGISMVAVGEAFVLGERLGLSHQALFDVASVSSGQCWSLTTYCPVPGPVPTSPANHDYEPGFAAALMLKDLKLSQAAADDTGVTTPLGAKAAALYQRFADEGLGEKDFSAIIAMLRDGPSAG
- a CDS encoding enoyl-CoA hydratase/isomerase family protein; translated protein: MPSTSETLIDRTGALGRIRLNRPKALNSLTLAMVRDIEAALDAFEADPAVAAVLLTGEGERGLCAGGDIRMIYDGGRAGSPEPVDFWCEEYRMNARLARLTKPYIAFMDGIVMGGGVGVSVYGSHRIVTERTRFAMPETGIGFFPDVGASWFLTRRNDELGTYAALTGEQLAAGDVIAFGLADSHVPSERLPALAEKLSGLPAAASHADVSATIAAFAEAPPPGEIAGQRVLIDRLFAFDTVEAVFAALERDGSDFAARALGILRTKSPLSLKVTLRLLRLGRKETSLEACLEREFAATAAVLRSHDFYEGVRAAVVDKDRNPRWHPAQLADVTERDVAAFFEPPAKPLFAGATGKGERP
- the lpdA gene encoding dihydrolipoyl dehydrogenase, which codes for MKEILCKLLVIGAGPGGYVCAIRAGQLGVDTVIVEKTKAGGTCLNVGCIPSKALIHAAEEFDRLRHTGGLNALGITVEAPRLDLAQTVRWKDGIVGRLNSGVLGLLRKAKVKIVHGAARFRDGKTVEVETETGTQLIRAETVVIATGSEPVELPALPFGGAVLSSTEALSLPEVPKSLAVVGGGYIGLELGTAFAKLGAQVTVIEAMAQILPQYDGELVKPVAKRLGELGVRVLTGAKASGYSGEALAVEIAGKEERIAADKVLVTVGRRPRTEGWGLEELDLDRAGRFIRIDEHCRTSMRGVYAIGDVTGEPMLAHRAMAQGEMVAEIVAGRKRIWDKRAIPAVCFTDPEIVTAGLSPDEARAQGYEVRVGLFPFNANGRAMTTQSEDGFVRAVARADTNLVLGLQAVGAGVSELSSAFSLALEMGARLEDIAGTIHAHPTRSEGLQEAALKALGHALHI
- a CDS encoding FadR/GntR family transcriptional regulator, which codes for MPIGTRDRPQIAPLPPIDRARQVTEALASYIDRASLQAGDRLPAERELMAALAVGRSTIREAIRHFQALGVIESRKGSGTYLLKPVTTATVHMPLSFDAAHLRDVLLQTLEVRRGLECEANMVAARRRTPQDLAVIEAKLDAMERVHIAKGSSGPEDLAFHLAIYDATHNPLFKQLLEQMRGAFERFWEKPFDRPDFARRSFPFHRTLFNAIAAGDPETARIETLRILEVVEEDIKEMSR